From Pseudomonas sp. FP2335, the proteins below share one genomic window:
- a CDS encoding MFS transporter, with product MWRTSGWILVGSALILALSLGVRHGFGLFLAPMSAEFGWGRGTFALAIALQNLVWGLAQPFAGALADRFGATKVVFVGGVLYAVGLVFMGLSDSAWSLSLSAGLLIGIGLSGTSFSVILGVVGRAVAPEKRSMAMGIASAAGSFGQFAMVPGTLGLISWLGWSAALLALGLMVALILPLVGMLKDRPLPAMAGQQTLGEALKEACGHSGFWLLAFGFFVCGFQVVFIGVHLPAYLVDQHLPATTGTTVLALIGLFNIIGTYTAGWLGGRMSKPRLLTALYLLRAVVIVLFLWAPVTQVSAYLFGMAMGLLWLSTVPLTNGTVATLFGVRNLSMLGGIVFLFHQIGSFLGGWLGGVVYDRTGNYDLIWQGAIALSLLAAALNWPVRERPVARLQAQMEAA from the coding sequence ATGTGGCGCACCAGTGGTTGGATCCTTGTGGGGAGTGCGCTGATCCTGGCGTTGTCCTTGGGCGTGCGGCATGGCTTCGGCCTGTTCCTGGCGCCGATGAGCGCCGAATTCGGTTGGGGGCGCGGCACCTTCGCCCTGGCTATCGCCTTGCAGAATCTGGTGTGGGGCCTGGCGCAGCCGTTTGCCGGTGCGTTGGCGGACCGTTTCGGTGCGACCAAAGTGGTGTTTGTCGGTGGGGTGCTGTACGCCGTGGGCCTGGTATTCATGGGCTTGTCCGACTCGGCGTGGTCGTTATCCCTCAGTGCAGGCTTGCTGATTGGTATCGGCCTGTCCGGCACCTCATTTTCGGTGATTCTCGGCGTGGTTGGCCGTGCCGTCGCGCCGGAAAAACGCAGTATGGCGATGGGGATCGCGAGCGCGGCCGGTTCGTTTGGCCAGTTCGCCATGGTGCCAGGCACTTTGGGCTTGATCAGTTGGTTGGGCTGGTCCGCTGCGTTGCTGGCGTTGGGCCTGATGGTGGCGTTGATTCTGCCGCTGGTCGGCATGCTCAAGGATCGCCCGCTGCCGGCGATGGCGGGTCAGCAAACCTTGGGCGAAGCGTTGAAAGAAGCGTGCGGCCACTCAGGGTTTTGGCTGCTGGCGTTTGGTTTTTTCGTCTGCGGCTTCCAGGTCGTGTTTATCGGCGTGCATCTGCCGGCCTACCTGGTGGACCAACATCTGCCTGCAACCACAGGTACCACGGTGCTGGCGTTGATTGGCCTGTTCAATATCATCGGCACCTACACCGCTGGCTGGCTCGGTGGGCGTATGTCCAAACCGCGCTTGTTGACCGCGTTGTATCTGCTGCGCGCCGTGGTCATCGTCTTGTTCCTGTGGGCGCCGGTGACCCAGGTCAGCGCCTACCTGTTCGGCATGGCGATGGGCTTGTTGTGGCTGTCCACCGTGCCGCTGACCAACGGCACAGTCGCGACGCTATTTGGCGTACGAAATCTCTCGATGCTTGGCGGGATTGTGTTCCTGTTCCATCAGATCGGTTCCTTCCTTGGTGGTTGGCTGGGCGGGGTGGTCTATGATCGAACCGGTAACTACGATTTGATCTGGCAGGGCGCAATCGCGTTGAGCCTGCTCGCGGCGGCATTGAATTGGCCCGTGCGTGAGCGGCCGGTGGCACGTTTGCAGGCGCAGATGGAGGCGGCATGA
- a CDS encoding MarR family winged helix-turn-helix transcriptional regulator: MLASQCLCTNLRRAARGVSRHYDGALDGFGINVAQYSLLCNLQRLDQPSISSLAEAMGLDRSTLGRNLRVLEGEGLVQLVEGNDLRNRLVLLTEAGAQRLAAALPAWEAAQQKLIDQLGADKRETLLALLDELA; the protein is encoded by the coding sequence ATGCTTGCCTCCCAATGTTTATGCACCAACCTGCGACGTGCCGCCCGTGGCGTCAGCAGGCATTACGACGGCGCTCTCGACGGCTTCGGGATCAACGTTGCCCAGTATTCTTTGCTGTGCAACTTGCAGCGTCTGGATCAACCGAGCATTTCCAGCCTGGCGGAAGCCATGGGCCTGGACCGCAGCACCTTGGGGCGCAACCTGCGGGTGCTGGAAGGCGAAGGCCTGGTGCAACTGGTGGAAGGCAATGACCTGCGCAACCGCCTGGTACTGTTGACCGAGGCCGGTGCGCAACGATTAGCCGCGGCGTTACCGGCGTGGGAAGCAGCGCAGCAGAAATTGATCGATCAACTCGGCGCAGATAAACGCGAAACCTTGTTGGCCTTGCTGGACGAACTCGCCTGA